In Sulfitobacter indolifex, the genomic window GGACCCAGACGAACAAGAGCACCGAACCGAAGAGCCAGACCATCGCATACATGATCGGCAGGCCCATTAGCTTGGGCGGGCGTACGAGGCCGAGAAAGAGAGGTGAGCGCTCAGCCACCGGCAAAGACCGCAGCAACGATCGTCGGGGCAGCCGCGACACCGGCGATGCCGACAAGCACCCAAAGCGCCTGGCGCAGATCGATGATGTTGAAGAACCAGCTGAGAAAGACCCCGAGTACGGCCAGCGTCGCGATGACAACGCCAAGGGGTCCGGTCAGCGCATCGACAATGCCCTGCAACAGGCTTTGGATCGGGGAGAGATCGATGCTCTGTGCAAGTGCGGGCTCGGCAATGAGCAGGGATAGTGCCAGCGAGGCGACAAAGAGGTTTGGAATCCAACTTGTTTGGAAAAAGCGGTATCGCCAATGCACTGCCGCGCTGCGCGCTCTCGTGACATTGCCGATAAGTGTTTTGAGGAATGATTTCCAAAAAGGTTGGGACATCATGAATTTGATCCTTCCAATCGGGCCACGACAGCCATGACGCGGGCCACGTGGTTCTGGGTTTCTCTGTAAGGTGGAATGCCACCGTACTGGCGTACGGCGTCCGGCCCGGCGTTGTAGGCTGCCAGCGCCAAATGCGGATCGCCGAAGCTTTCCAGCATCATTGTCAGGTAGCGGGCGGAGCCGTCGAGGTTCTGCAGCGCTTCATGAGGATCCACACCGAGATCTCGGGCAGTAGCAGGCATCAATTGGCCCAGACCAATGGCGCCCGCGCTCGAGACGGCATTCTGCCTGTAGGCGCTTTCCACCTCGATATTGGCCCGGTAGAGAGCCAGCCAATCCGTGACGGACAGTCCCGCGCGGCGCAGGCCGGGATGGCCGACATAGCGCAGGGCTGTTGCCTCGATGCCCAAGAGAACGTCTGCGCGGGTCAGGGGTGCTGGCTGGGCGAGTGCCGCAAGCCTCAGCGAGTCAAGTTCGAAAGCTGCTTCAGTCTCACCAAGAATGGCCAAACCATCGGACGCCGATCCCAGACCAACGCCGTCATTGTAGTTTCGAGCAAAACCGCTCTGAGACCGCGACGGGGTCAGAGAGCCGTCGCTCTCCATGATCAGGACCATTTGCGCTGAGGCAGGTGCTGCGACCAGCCAGAGACAGACGAGGTTAGTTGCCAGTGCCCAAGTCTGATGGGGCTTTGTCTGGCGGGGCGAGTTTATGCGTGCGGCTTGTACCCGCCTCAAGCGGCAGGTCGATATGCGCAAAGCCAAGGCCAATGAAGAAAGACACCACGCCGGAGATCGTCTTGAACTCGCGGATCTTGATATCGTTGTAGGTCGTCCGCGTGCGGGCGGTGACGAGGAGCTTTTCCACCCCGTCATCAGAGACAACGCGCATGATCCAGACCCCGTAATAGCTGGGGCCTTTCTTATGTGCTGATTCCTGGCACAGGATTTCTGCGCTATAGCCGCTTTCCACGAGCTCGCGGAACCTGGCTTCCGTAACCACATTTGGTGCTTCGATGTCCCAGTTCATGGCCCGGCTCACGCTTTCTCCAATGGCGCGACCCCAGGCATTCCCACTTGAAGCCTAGAGTTACGATAGTATACTATCAACCGCAAGATGTAATATCATGCTTTAGCTGTAGTTTGGTTACGCAAACACTAGTCACGGCCAGTGTCCGCGATCAAGGAGATAACAGGTTTGAGAAACCGCAGGTTGAGAGGCCAACACCTATTGCGGGCTGTACCGATACTCCTGGTTGTCCCTGGCGCGGGTTTCGCAGAATCCTGCTTCGCCCCGGCCCGTCCTTTCCTGCCAAGCGATTCGCAGGCAGCGCGGGACTATGCAGACATCATCCGTGGCGATTTCGAAGATTACATCCAGGATATCCAGAGCTACTTCCGTTGCCTAGACGGCGAACGGGCGCGCGCCTTCGAGGAAGCGCGCGAAGTCAGCGAGGACTATGGCCGATTTCTGCAATTGGTAGGGGATTGATGGGCAGCCTCGGGAGCATCAGACTTGCAGCCCATGGAAACCAGACGCCGATAACACCCTCATATATCTACTTTTTAGATAACAGATTTCATCCGCTAGCGACGTCACAAAAGGTATGTGACGCGTGGCAAAGACAATCAGAAGCAAAGGGCAGGTGGCACTCTGCCAGGCGTTGGTCGACGCTCGGATCAAGGCAGGCCTTGGCCAAGATGAATTGGCGACCAAGCTCAGATGCCACCAATCCCTCATTGCCCGCCTTGAAAGCGGTCAGCGCCGGGTCGACGTTGTCGAGCTGGTCGTTCTGGCGCGCGCCATCGGCTTTGACCCGTTCGAGGTTCTGGCGATCGTTGAATCCGCCACGGAGCCCGACCACAGGATTTAAAGCCAATGAATTGTTGAGAAAACCGGAACCCATTTTCCCGGTCTGATGATCATTCTCTCATCGAGGACCAGGTAGCCAAAATCAACGAAGGCTGGTGCATGGTCGTAGTGAACACTCTGCAACCACACGCCGCATTTCGCAGCGCCACAGTGCAGGAAGTCAGTAAACAGTGAACGATGATAAGGGTGAGGGCGTCGCGATCGCCAATCTGATCGGGACCGATGGGTGCAGTGTTGTTGGTTGGGTTTATCGCTGGAGTACAGGCTCACATGCGGTGATGTGGGACGTCCAAGGGCCCCAGCCGGTATCGGAAACCCGGCCGGATATAAGTGACGAACAGAAGCAAGAAATCGACTTCGATGCGCTGACGAGGATCGGAAGAAGCGACGACAGGTGAACAGAGCGAACCCGCAGTGTTTGCCGAAACGCCAAACAGCATGTGGACCGAGACGCGTATGCGGTGCGGTCGTACACGCCAAAGGAGCCGTCTTCCGAGACAAATCTACGTGGCGGCAGGTCAGTAGTTCACCTGCTCGAACCCGTAGTTGCCCTCATAGTCACGCCAATCGACGAAGACGGATCGGTGATAAATGCTAGGGCAATGCTCGCCCCAGCGTTCAAGACCTACGTGAGCCGAAGGAAGGGCAGTGACGGAAGACCTTTGCCAGGCGAAGTCACCTTGGGTCCCATATGTGCCGAGGACCACGGTCGCACTTAGGTTGCAATCCCCATCTCGCCCGGATTCGTGCTGGCGGGCATAGCGAACGTCAAAGACGCGGATGGACCGCACAAAATTGAACTCCGGACCGCTGATATCGATATCAGCACGATCCTGAACAAGGCGAAGCACGAAGTCTGCTGGAATGCCGCCCGTTCCGGTTTCTGGAGAGCGCCAAACGGCATTTGTTGATTTTGTTTGGACGGCAACATCATTGCCTGGAAACGATTGGTGGGGCGAATAGTCCTTGGCGTGAAACAAGGTTTCGAAGATCCGGCCTACATTGCTCGGATGCCGTTCGGTCTCATAAGATGCGCCCATAGGACAGCGCCAAATCTGTAGTGGTGGTTCCACAGGCCATGGCGTGATGCGACGAATGAACTCGGCGCGGGCACGGCTGCAAGGCACGGAAGCGGGCCAACCCCCGGACAGACAGAGGAGGATTGCGCAGTCGATTGGGTAGGTTTGAGCCTTTGTGATGCTCGGCAGCCAACCAGCCGCTAAAGTGATTGCTGCGGTTAGGCATAGCGACAGTCTCTTGAGTTGAAAGCGCATGGTAGGGGCCCCTTTGTCGGACACCATCGTACCTTCAATAATATACTAACGCAACTGTGAGCGATACCTGAACCGCGACTCTTGTCGAGCTCAGGGTAGGGGTGTCATCGCATTTCCTCCAACATCTTTTCGCGAAAGACCTCGGCTGGCGTTTTCCATCCAAGGCACTTGCGCGGCGTGTTGTTGAGGCGATCACAGATCACCTTCATATCGTGATCTGTGCATTGCCGGATGTCGCGTTTGCGGGGCAGCCACCTTCGAAGGCGTCGGTTTGTGTTCTCGACTGTGCCTTTCTGCCAGGGGCTGGAGGGGTCGCAAAACCACGTCTGGGTTCCGATCTCGGCTTGGAGGTGCGGCCAACTGACAAACTCGGTTCCGCGGTCAAAAGTAATGGATCGACGGGCGACGAGGGGGAGGTCTTTGAGAGACTTCATGATCTTTCCCATGACCGGTTTGGTGCGCTTATTCGGGTTCTTCAGGATCACGGTGAAGCGGCTGACGCGCTCAACCAATGAGGTAACGTTGGACTGGCCAAGCTTTTGTTTGAACAGCATCAAATCAGCTTCCCAATGGCCAAACTGACGGCGATGAGCGACATCATCGGGTCGGAACAGAATGCTGACATCGCGGTGGAATTTGGGTTCTCTGCGCCTTCTGGTGCGACGTGGTCTGCGGGCGACACGATGGGTCGGTAGATACCACCACAGGTCTTCGCGCTGACCTTCTGTGGAATAGATGTAACGATAGATGGTTTCTTGGCAGACCCTAAGCGGAGCACCCTCGTGGATCATGCGGTTACTGATCTGCTCGGGTGTCCAACCGTTCCTGATGCGCTCTATCACACGTTTACACAGCTCAGGATGTTTAATCAGCTTGCGCTCTCGAGCACGACGTTCCGCTTGCATCAGGTGGGCAGCAGCACCGTAATAGCCATCGCATCCCGGCATGCTCTCGTCCGAGAAATGGTTGCGCTTTAGCTCGCGAAATATCGTTGATCTGCAGCGCTTCAGAACGCGCGCCATCTCGTCAACTGGGACCTTCGCGTGTCTCCAGCGTTCTATCTTGCGTCGTTCTGTGATACTCAGTTGATCGTAAACGGCTCCCATACCGATTCCTCCCGTTAGATAAACTACTGTTTTCTAACAAGAGTCGCACTTGAAGCTAGCGCGCGCCACACTAAGTATATTGCACCCATAATACAGGTTATGTAAAAACACGACTGTAATTTACATTAAGTGCTCGAATAATCGCCATCGACCACGCGACAAGATGTAGAAGCCGAGCAATCAATCTGTGTCAAAAGAAACTCCTTGAAGCTCTAGTTGGTAGAGGTTCTATGGTACATTAAACGCCGTTTCTCGTGTCACGGCATTCGCCAGACAAAGCTGGAAGAGTATAGTATGCTGACTAGACGACATTTCGTGATGACCACCGCCGCCCTCTTTTCTGCCCCGGTTGCCAGCCCGGTGCTGGCAAATACCTGGCCGACCGAATCGCAGAAGGTTGCCTGGGACGCACAGGTGACGCCGCCCGGCTTTGACCCGGCAACCTCGAACCCCTGGGGCTTACATCCGCGGTTTCTCCCGACCCGGGTGGCCGCGAAAGACGGGCTGACACCGGGCGACATTCATGTCGATGCGGTTGCGCGCTACCTTTATCACATCGAGGAGGGCGGGACTGCCATGCGCTATGGCGTCGCCATTGCTCGTGGTGATCTATACGAACCAGGTACATACACGATCAAGCGTAAAGTCAGATGGCCGCATTGGCAGCCGACGCAGAACATGATCGACCGCGACCCAGAACTCTACGCTGATATCGCCGACGGTATGGAGCCCGGACCTAAGAATGCGCTTGGGTCGCGAGCTCTCTATCTCTTTCTCGGCGACCGGGACACTTATCTCCGCATTCACGGTACGCCACAGCCGAGAAGCATTGGCGGTCGTGCAAGTTCCGGCTGCGTCAGAATGGTCATGGCGCACATAAACGAGCTTTATCCCAACGTCGATATTGGTTCGACGGCTTTCCTCTACTCGGCCGAGGACAGTGTCACTGCGGGAAGCTGAGGCCGTGTACCAAAGCACCATCGGTCAGGGAAAGTGACGGGAGTTTATCCTAGCCGGGGAGCACTTCGGATTACTGAACCCCGCTAGGCCGCCGGCGCGGTACAAATCGGATTTCCGCGAGGTGTTCGGAGCGGCACCAGGGTAACTTCCACGGGACTGTTGTGCAGATACCAGTAGCAGCCGTCTTCCGGCAAAAGGCGCGCGGACTGAAGATCCTGACCTGTTGCGGCCATAGCGACGACTGCCTCCGGCAGTGGTCTGTTTTGTGCAGTGTCGGGCCCGCCAGGAATAGAAGCGGAACACGCTCCCAACAAAAACGCTGCTGGGAGAAGTAAGCCAAGATGAATTCGCATATTTAAAATTTCCGCCCTTAGAACAACTTAACCTGAGTACCAACCTCGGCTAATCCAAACAACTCTTCGATATGTTCGTTGTAGAGGCCGATGCAGCCGTTCGACGATTGTCGACCGATCTTGCGCGTGTCACCTGTGCCGTGAACGCGGTAGTACTGCCATGACAGATAAAGGGCGTGTGTTCCAAGGGGATTGTCGGGGCCAGGGCCAACGAAATCCGGCCATTCGGGATTGCGCTCCTTCATCGACGGCGTAGGTCGCCAGCTCGGGCCATCCACCTTGCGAACGATTTCGGTGTAACCGCGCCGCGTCAACTCCTCCGTAAGAGGGACGCTGGAGGGGTAAAGCTTGTAGACGTTTTCGTCTTCCGACCAGAACTGCACCGCGCGGGAGTCAATGTCGCAGAGAATCGCGCCATTCCGCAGGTTGTCAAAATGATCTTGCCAGGACGCAACCCTAAACCCGGAAATATTGCTTCGCACCGCCGGTGCCGCCAGACCCTCGCTTGTCTGTGCCATGGCCCTACTGGTCGCGAGAACCAACCCACTTGCTGCTGCACCAAAGAGTGCAGTCCGGCGTGTGAACGGTCTGTCGTTAGCTCGTCTCATCAAGAAAACCTCTGGTCTCGTTATTTTTCCCGGTTCTAAGACCTACACCCGCTAGAGCTTCAATATGTTTCTGCTCACAAACCCGTGAGATTGAACTCGGTCATGGCATCAAAGAAATCTGCGGGTTTTTTGGAGGTAGGTTCGGTAAGCATCCCCATAGCGATCAATCAACCAGCGCTCTTCGGCGAAGGTCGCAAGGATCAATGCCGCGACGCCGGTGATAATCACCGGCCACGCGAGGATTGAGGCGGAGAGCAATCCGATCCCGATGAGGATCGCCATGTCAGCCACATATTGAGGATTGCGGGAGAAGCGGTAAAGGCCACGGGTCCGCAGAACGCCTTCATCACCACTCGTCACCGCTATTCCAAGTTGCATCACACCGGACCAGACAACGGCATTGCCCAGAACGATCAGACAAAGCCCTAGACCCCAACGTATGATCCATGGGAAGTCGAGCTCACCCCATTCTAGCAGACCCAAAACGATGGCAGATCCGAAGCCGACGCACGTAAGTCCCCAGACGACAATCTTGTGGGCTCCTGTAGAGTGAATCGGCGGCCAGACACGTCGCTCCGGTTGGAACATGGACCAGAGTATACCCGCGATCAGCAACAGATTGGCCGCACAACCCAGCACGAGAACCACGGTTTTGAGGTCACCCATGACCATACCTGTCGGCGTCCCGATGTTTGGTTGCTGAGCGTTCAAACTCCAGCGTTGAGTGGTCGATCCCGAATTCCTCGTCGAGGCGGGTCTTGATTGCCGTCTTGATGTTTTCGAGGTCATCCCAGCGGTCCTCGGCGATTACGACGTGGGTATCGAGCGCCGCACGATGCTCCTGCATCTGCCAGAAATGTGCGTGATGAACTTCCTCGACTCCGTCCACGTCCTCCACGGCCGCGATAACCTTGTCCGTGTCGATATCGGGCGGGCTTCCCAACATCAGGGTGCGGATTGGGCCACCGATCTCGCTGAAGGCGAGCCAGAGGATATAGGCGGCAATCCCGATGGTGATCGCCGGATCAACCCAGCGGACATCGTAGAGAAGGATTAGAACGCCACCGACGATCACGGCCACAGACGCCAGCGCATCGCTGAGGTTGTGGAGGAACAGC contains:
- a CDS encoding TrbC/VirB2 family protein — translated: MPNLFVASLALSLLIAEPALAQSIDLSPIQSLLQGIVDALTGPLGVVIATLAVLGVFLSWFFNIIDLRQALWVLVGIAGVAAAPTIVAAVFAGG
- a CDS encoding lytic transglycosylase domain-containing protein is translated as MVLIMESDGSLTPSRSQSGFARNYNDGVGLGSASDGLAILGETEAAFELDSLRLAALAQPAPLTRADVLLGIEATALRYVGHPGLRRAGLSVTDWLALYRANIEVESAYRQNAVSSAGAIGLGQLMPATARDLGVDPHEALQNLDGSARYLTMMLESFGDPHLALAAYNAGPDAVRQYGGIPPYRETQNHVARVMAVVARLEGSNS
- a CDS encoding helix-turn-helix domain-containing protein, encoding MAKTIRSKGQVALCQALVDARIKAGLGQDELATKLRCHQSLIARLESGQRRVDVVELVVLARAIGFDPFEVLAIVESATEPDHRI
- a CDS encoding IS30 family transposase, coding for MGAVYDQLSITERRKIERWRHAKVPVDEMARVLKRCRSTIFRELKRNHFSDESMPGCDGYYGAAAHLMQAERRARERKLIKHPELCKRVIERIRNGWTPEQISNRMIHEGAPLRVCQETIYRYIYSTEGQREDLWWYLPTHRVARRPRRTRRRREPKFHRDVSILFRPDDVAHRRQFGHWEADLMLFKQKLGQSNVTSLVERVSRFTVILKNPNKRTKPVMGKIMKSLKDLPLVARRSITFDRGTEFVSWPHLQAEIGTQTWFCDPSSPWQKGTVENTNRRLRRWLPRKRDIRQCTDHDMKVICDRLNNTPRKCLGWKTPAEVFREKMLEEMR
- a CDS encoding L,D-transpeptidase, yielding MLTRRHFVMTTAALFSAPVASPVLANTWPTESQKVAWDAQVTPPGFDPATSNPWGLHPRFLPTRVAAKDGLTPGDIHVDAVARYLYHIEEGGTAMRYGVAIARGDLYEPGTYTIKRKVRWPHWQPTQNMIDRDPELYADIADGMEPGPKNALGSRALYLFLGDRDTYLRIHGTPQPRSIGGRASSGCVRMVMAHINELYPNVDIGSTAFLYSAEDSVTAGS
- a CDS encoding L,D-transpeptidase; translation: MAQTSEGLAAPAVRSNISGFRVASWQDHFDNLRNGAILCDIDSRAVQFWSEDENVYKLYPSSVPLTEELTRRGYTEIVRKVDGPSWRPTPSMKERNPEWPDFVGPGPDNPLGTHALYLSWQYYRVHGTGDTRKIGRQSSNGCIGLYNEHIEELFGLAEVGTQVKLF
- a CDS encoding methyltransferase family protein, with amino-acid sequence MGDLKTVVLVLGCAANLLLIAGILWSMFQPERRVWPPIHSTGAHKIVVWGLTCVGFGSAIVLGLLEWGELDFPWIIRWGLGLCLIVLGNAVVWSGVMQLGIAVTSGDEGVLRTRGLYRFSRNPQYVADMAILIGIGLLSASILAWPVIITGVAALILATFAEERWLIDRYGDAYRTYLQKTRRFL
- a CDS encoding cation diffusion facilitator family transporter, with product MPHDHAHMEPKEGDRRVAIAIWANGLLTVAQIVGGILSGSLALIADAIHNFSDMASLVIAFGARKIARRPADAKMTFGYGRVEIVAALINYTSLIIIGLYLVYEGAMRFVDPPEVAGWTVVILGSVALFIDTLTAWLTYSMQKGSVNIRALFLHNLSDALASVAVIVGGVLILLYDVRWVDPAITIGIAAYILWLAFSEIGGPIRTLMLGSPPDIDTDKVIAAVEDVDGVEEVHHAHFWQMQEHRAALDTHVVIAEDRWDDLENIKTAIKTRLDEEFGIDHSTLEFERSATKHRDADRYGHG